Proteins encoded by one window of Desulfonatronum thiodismutans:
- a CDS encoding MltF family protein, producing MKRIQYLLLVRHLRLLVFILVFAQLVLVNKLLWDARPPGLIKPVVRVLAPESELVHSRISPYGPGLERELVEMFAEQAGVHPIWLHMDGPGPAWDELRHHRADLLVGVGYAPSRPFLDSLVTPVASGPVYARHPVGVVHQRHHHPPQDPSDLCRRKVLLPENPLLRLTFLQLLDDVDLNGLGLDDATCSEAPLLTEEASLPVQLAAMVETEARFTLVDTGRFSLWGPFYADFQLAHSLETTLEYRWFWRDDRNLIAPKLAEFWNNMTQDNALERIQDKYLGFIPENSDRFALLHLLETLQRELPRHGETILKASQRYEIDPLLLIALIYHESRFDPEAVSRTGVRGIMQITQATATELGLDDPMNPTKSILAGARYLRRIWNRLDNPDLSEWDRWFLALSAYNQGLGHTWDAMALAKNLGLKETSWNDVKRVFPLLSQRDYYSKARHGYTRGFEAVAHVEAIRYYYYVLNGLLVLERPEGKYLGRLGRPSLLS from the coding sequence ATGAAACGAATCCAGTATCTCCTGCTTGTCCGACATCTCCGTCTTTTGGTCTTTATCCTGGTGTTCGCCCAGTTGGTCCTGGTGAACAAACTGCTCTGGGACGCCCGCCCGCCCGGCCTGATCAAGCCGGTGGTCCGTGTCTTGGCCCCGGAGTCCGAACTGGTTCACTCCCGGATCTCGCCCTACGGACCAGGCCTGGAACGGGAACTGGTGGAAATGTTCGCCGAGCAGGCCGGGGTGCATCCGATCTGGCTGCACATGGACGGCCCCGGACCGGCCTGGGACGAACTGCGCCATCACCGGGCCGACTTGCTGGTCGGCGTCGGATACGCGCCGTCTCGTCCCTTTCTGGACTCACTGGTGACCCCGGTGGCCTCCGGGCCCGTCTACGCCCGCCATCCCGTGGGGGTGGTCCATCAGCGTCACCACCACCCTCCCCAGGACCCGTCAGACCTCTGTCGCCGCAAGGTCCTGCTCCCGGAAAACCCTCTCCTACGCCTGACCTTCCTCCAGTTGCTGGACGACGTGGACCTGAACGGCCTGGGCCTGGACGATGCGACGTGCTCCGAGGCCCCACTGCTGACCGAGGAAGCGTCGCTTCCGGTGCAGCTCGCGGCCATGGTCGAAACCGAGGCCCGCTTTACCCTCGTGGACACCGGGCGGTTCTCTCTTTGGGGACCGTTCTACGCCGACTTCCAACTGGCCCACAGCCTGGAAACGACTCTGGAATACCGCTGGTTCTGGCGCGACGACCGTAACCTGATCGCCCCAAAGCTGGCCGAGTTCTGGAATAATATGACCCAGGACAATGCGTTGGAGCGGATTCAGGACAAGTATCTCGGGTTCATTCCGGAAAACAGCGACCGCTTCGCCTTGCTGCACCTGCTGGAAACCCTCCAGCGCGAACTGCCCCGGCACGGCGAGACCATCCTCAAGGCGTCCCAGCGCTACGAAATCGACCCCCTGCTGCTCATCGCCCTGATCTATCACGAATCCCGGTTCGACCCCGAGGCTGTCAGCCGGACCGGGGTGCGCGGCATCATGCAGATCACTCAGGCCACGGCCACAGAACTCGGCCTGGATGACCCCATGAACCCTACCAAAAGCATTCTGGCCGGAGCGCGGTACCTGCGCCGGATATGGAACCGCCTGGATAATCCGGACCTTTCCGAGTGGGATCGCTGGTTTCTGGCCTTGTCCGCCTACAACCAGGGCCTCGGCCACACCTGGGACGCCATGGCTCTGGCCAAAAACCTCGGGCTGAAGGAGACGAGTTGGAACGACGTGAAGCGCGTCTTTCCCCTGCTCAGCCAACGCGACTATTACAGTAAGGCACGCCACGGCTACACCAGAGGCTTTGAAGCCGTGGCCCACGTCGAGGCGATTCGCTACTACTATTACGTCCTAAACGGGCTCCTCGTTCTTGAACGACCGGAAGGGAAGTACCTTGGCCGGCTTGGGCGTCCGAGCCTTCTTTCCTGA
- a CDS encoding adenylosuccinate synthase, with translation MSNVVVVGTQWGDEGKGKIVDLLTERADLIVRFQGGNNAGHTLVVGEKTFILHLIPSGILHPGKVCLIGNGVVLDPEVFCRELDALAERGLDVGPERILISPKTHVIMPYHKLLDKLREEKRTGEKIGTTGRGIGPCYEDKAARVGIRVGDFRSTDLVRVKIVQALAEKNALFTNYYGAQSMDVDAVLEEVLESGRRLVAHLGDVSERIAAAVVDGRRVLFEGAQGTHLDIDHGTYPFVTSSNTVAGNVAAGAGCSPGLLGTVMGIVKAYTTRVGSGPFPTELFDPIGDHLQRQGGEFGATTGRKRRCGWLDLPLLRESIRLNGVSEIVLTKLDVLSGLDRIRICVGYELDGREMAYPPQEEGLLAAVKPVYVDVPGWSEDIAGASAWDDLPEAARAYIQRLEHELTVPVTIVSVGPDRRQTIERRV, from the coding sequence ATGTCAAACGTTGTCGTGGTGGGCACCCAGTGGGGTGATGAAGGCAAGGGCAAGATCGTTGATTTGCTGACGGAACGGGCGGACCTGATTGTCCGGTTTCAGGGTGGAAACAACGCCGGGCACACCCTGGTCGTCGGCGAAAAGACCTTTATCCTGCACCTGATTCCCTCGGGAATACTGCACCCCGGCAAGGTCTGCCTGATCGGCAACGGCGTGGTTCTGGATCCGGAGGTTTTTTGCCGGGAACTGGACGCCCTGGCCGAGCGCGGACTGGACGTGGGTCCGGAGCGGATTCTGATCAGCCCCAAGACCCATGTGATCATGCCCTACCACAAGTTATTGGACAAACTTCGCGAGGAGAAGCGCACCGGCGAGAAGATCGGCACCACGGGCCGGGGCATCGGGCCGTGTTATGAGGATAAGGCGGCCCGGGTGGGCATCCGGGTCGGAGACTTCCGCTCGACTGACCTCGTGCGGGTCAAGATCGTTCAGGCCCTGGCCGAGAAAAATGCCTTGTTCACCAACTATTACGGTGCCCAGTCCATGGACGTGGACGCCGTACTGGAAGAGGTTTTGGAGTCCGGTCGGCGGCTTGTTGCCCATCTCGGCGATGTGTCGGAGCGCATCGCCGCGGCCGTGGTGGACGGACGCAGGGTGCTCTTCGAGGGCGCCCAGGGAACCCACCTGGACATTGACCACGGCACCTATCCCTTCGTGACCTCCTCCAATACCGTGGCCGGCAACGTGGCCGCCGGAGCGGGCTGTTCGCCGGGGCTGCTGGGCACGGTCATGGGCATCGTCAAAGCCTACACCACCAGGGTCGGCTCCGGCCCCTTTCCTACGGAACTCTTCGATCCCATTGGCGACCATTTGCAGCGCCAAGGCGGAGAGTTCGGAGCGACCACGGGCCGCAAACGACGCTGTGGCTGGCTGGACCTGCCCTTGTTGCGCGAATCCATCCGCCTGAACGGCGTGTCAGAGATCGTTCTGACCAAGCTGGACGTGCTCAGTGGTCTGGACCGGATACGGATCTGCGTCGGATATGAGCTGGACGGGCGGGAAATGGCCTATCCGCCCCAGGAAGAAGGACTCCTGGCCGCGGTGAAGCCCGTTTACGTCGACGTGCCCGGCTGGTCCGAGGACATCGCCGGGGCCTCGGCTTGGGACG
- a CDS encoding IMP cyclohydrolase: MSDLKAIYRTLSADPFPRTMTITLGDQKLQFEKRTWRIDGEDRGLRYGENPDQPAALYALNQGTLELDGVAFREAGDGLVSALTEEHMLQAGKHPGKINLTDVDNGINILQYLHTKPAAVILKHNNPCGAAWDELGLEASLKKAFWSDRIAAFGGTVVVNRDVDAACAAFINESYFEVVAAPGYDPEALEMLKKRKNLRILRIPGLAELDTFADKPFLDVKSLADGGLIVQFSFRNRIRGPQDFLPAKADRDGVLVQARTPNAKEMDDLLFAWAVESGVTSNSVLFVRDGATVAVGTGEQDRVGCVQLTIHKAYTKYADWLSFTEQGVSLYELQAKAEADPEPRRILEDIQARTETAKGGLPGTVLVSDGFFPFRDGVDLAVAQGVTAIAQPGGSIRDHEVITAVNQADPQVAMVFTGQRSFRH, encoded by the coding sequence ATGTCCGACCTGAAAGCCATCTACCGCACCTTGTCCGCGGATCCGTTTCCCCGGACCATGACCATCACCCTGGGCGACCAAAAATTGCAGTTCGAAAAGCGCACCTGGCGCATCGACGGGGAGGATCGAGGGCTGCGATACGGGGAAAACCCGGACCAGCCTGCTGCCCTCTACGCCCTGAACCAAGGGACCCTGGAACTGGACGGCGTGGCCTTTCGCGAGGCCGGGGACGGTCTGGTATCGGCCCTGACCGAGGAGCACATGCTTCAGGCCGGCAAACACCCCGGCAAGATCAACCTCACGGACGTGGACAACGGGATCAACATCCTCCAGTACCTGCACACCAAGCCCGCCGCGGTCATTCTCAAACACAACAACCCCTGCGGCGCTGCCTGGGACGAGCTGGGGCTGGAGGCCTCCCTGAAAAAAGCCTTCTGGAGCGACCGAATCGCTGCCTTCGGGGGCACGGTGGTGGTCAATCGAGACGTGGACGCGGCCTGCGCCGCGTTTATTAATGAATCCTACTTCGAGGTGGTGGCTGCTCCAGGCTATGATCCTGAAGCCCTGGAAATGCTCAAGAAGCGCAAAAATCTCCGGATTCTGCGCATTCCCGGCCTGGCGGAGTTGGATACCTTCGCTGACAAGCCCTTCCTGGACGTCAAATCCTTGGCCGACGGCGGACTGATCGTCCAGTTCTCCTTCCGCAACCGCATCCGCGGCCCTCAGGATTTCCTTCCGGCCAAGGCCGACCGCGACGGAGTCCTGGTCCAGGCCAGAACGCCTAATGCCAAGGAAATGGACGACCTGCTTTTTGCCTGGGCCGTGGAGTCCGGGGTGACCTCTAACTCCGTGCTCTTCGTTCGCGACGGGGCCACGGTGGCCGTGGGCACCGGCGAGCAGGACCGGGTCGGGTGCGTCCAGCTGACCATTCACAAAGCCTACACCAAGTACGCGGACTGGCTCAGCTTCACCGAGCAGGGCGTTTCCCTCTACGAGCTTCAGGCCAAGGCCGAGGCCGACCCGGAGCCCCGTCGAATTCTGGAAGACATCCAGGCCCGAACCGAGACGGCCAAGGGCGGCCTGCCCGGCACGGTCCTGGTTTCCGACGGATTCTTCCCCTTTAGGGACGGCGTGGACCTGGCCGTGGCCCAGGGCGTCACGGCCATCGCCCAGCCCGGTGGCTCCATCCGGGACCATGAAGTCATTACCGCGGTCAACCAGGCTGATCCTCAGGTGGCCATGGTCTTCACCGGACAGCGCTCCTTTCGGCATTGA